The Pithys albifrons albifrons isolate INPA30051 chromosome 1, PitAlb_v1, whole genome shotgun sequence genome contains the following window.
gagctccggagagagttcacatgacaggcaaatgagtccatcttgacctggctacttcgaatctgggatgctgcagccaatgatacaattctagatgggagtgggcaaggcagctgggatccctttctcgagatgttgtcattgatcagggcattggaaagagacaggaaactctcagcctctggcagcAACTGTTGTCAAGCATGAAGGAGAGATATGTTTGTAtggaggacctccacgtacagcaaggacagtggaacacgatagaacaaggtatccggtgcttaagggaattagccgtactggagataatcttttcaggggatgagagattccctaaaagtccgGATGGTCTCCAGTTCACATCCCAGAcgtggttaaaatttgcacgacttgggccagaaatgtattctcgctaccttgcaacattgcagtggagagagggagaagacaaggtgggcgcactggtcagcaaactcaggatttatgaagacactgtcactgctccattacgagcccacgtctcagctgtggaaacaaaactggctgaactggaagagacgattaaggaaggactcttccacatccctccagaacaaacaagagcCTCTGCCATCAGAAGAAGGTGTCCTCcggctaaggagaaagggtacactccacgcggcaatttgtggttttacctccatgagcatggagaagatatgaggaagtgggatgggaaacccacctcttccttagcagctccggttcgtgaattgcaaagaggcacaactaacacagggaattcttcaaggttgaaggctgctccggtctctcgtgggcaaggctccagacagtataggaatgatgatgtcatgcccgatcctcttgaaggaacctcctgGTCATATTCACAAGGAGAGCGCAGTGAGTACCATGATCAGGACTAGGGGagccctgcctctagccaggtagaggagagggataatcgggtttattggactgtgtggatttggtggcctggcacatcaaATACAGCACCtttacacccagcctgagggggcgtggctgctaatgggccatcaacagttcaacaataccccatggtTCTCAGgattaatcacccattgtgtgagtccccgcccagggggagggactgggtgctccccgagggtacataagtggtgggtaagaagacctcgggaacttctcgtcggatccagaggagcagcaggacctcgacaggaggagatcaccactcttaACCAGACTACGACTGCCAttctcgaccagactacagcccttgcctgcaccaacaggtttttcacttccttttgctttggacttgggggaaccacgcgggtctcagcacaagggctaacaaacccttttgggtttgtgccccagcacactgggttatactgctgggttttgtgagttgaaagcaatttcctttactgtcagtgtatttattgtaatattattatttaattttagctctgacttataatctctcttgtggtgagttcatttcccttgctggttcgcctttaaaccagcacacaccccAAACCATTATGAAATTTTATGAAGAGGACAGAAGAAGTGGGTTGTTGGCAAATGCCAACAAGAGTATGAATAATCAACTCTGTGCTGCcttttatagatttttattgtgtttattCCATGTTTCAGGTTAAGATGGATGATCCTGAGATTCTAAACTGAACAGACACAGGGGATGAAAGACAGCACCAGGTAAAGCTATTCGGATGTTGAACCTCCTATACCTTCTCCCTACCTTCACCATGCCTTGACTTTTGCCCAGTTCTTTCCAACTGGTCTGTACCTAATCTCTCTCTTTCAATCATGTAGGATTATATCCAAGCAGATCTCAGTGGAAAGAGGATTTTCCACCTGGAAGAAATCTGCAGCAAGGAGTTTACACAGAGAATACATGTTCAAGTGATGGCAGGAAGCAATTGTACCCAAGCTACCGAGTTCAGCTTGATGGGGGGTTTCACTGATAACCTGTCAACTCAGGTCACCCTCTTCCTGATGGTCCTGTTCACCTACTTTCTCACCATCCTACGGAACCTTGGGATGATCACCTTGATCAGGGCCAGCGCCCCTCTCCACTCCTTTAAGTATTACTTCCTGGGCAACCTGGCTTTTGTGCAACTCTACTTTTCTACTGCCATAACTCCCAACATGCTGGTTGGCTTTTTGTCAAGGAAGAAGGGGATCTCCTATGCTGCATGTGTGGCTCAGGTGTTCGGTTTTGACTTTTTTTGGATGACCAAAAGTTTCCTGCTAGCTATGATGGCCTATGACTATTATGTGGCCATTTGCCACCCCCTGCTCTATCCCCTTAGCATATCCCTAAAACACTGTTTCCGGCTGGTGACCAGGTCGTACCTCATAGGGTTTTACCAATGCCGTGGGACAAACTGTGGGCATGTCTAATTTGTTCTTTTGCTTCTCCAGTATCATTGACCTGTTCTTCTGTGACATTTTCCTGCTGATACCACTCTTCTCCTCTGACGCCACCCACAGCCACATCATCTCGTGGACTTAATCTTCTTTCTTCAGTGTTCCCAGCATCCTGGTGTCCTAGATGGCCATCATCTCCACCATCCTGAGCATCAGATCAGCCAAGGACAAGCATGAAGCCTTCACCACCATCAGCATCTTTTATAGGGTGTTAATTTTTATGTACTTAGACCCTAGCTCAGACACCCTGAAGGGAGGACACAAATGGGCCACAATGCTCTACACTGTGGTGACCCCCATGCCAAAACTCTGgatctacagcctgaggaaccaggaggtGAAAGAGGCTTTGATGAGactcttgaaaataaaatgaggtTGCATGGTGTGAATTTGTGGCTGGATAAAA
Protein-coding sequences here:
- the LOC139680239 gene encoding LOW QUALITY PROTEIN: olfactory receptor-like protein COR1 (The sequence of the model RefSeq protein was modified relative to this genomic sequence to represent the inferred CDS: deleted 1 base in 1 codon; substituted 2 bases at 2 genomic stop codons) yields the protein MAGSNCTQATEFSLMGGFTDNLSTQVTLFLMVLFTYFLTILRNLGMITLIRASAPLHSFKYYFLGNLAFVQLYFSTAITPNMLVGFLSRKKGISYAACVAQVFGFDFFWMTKSFLLAMMAYDYYVAICHPLLYPLSISLKHCFRLVTRSYLIGFTNAVGQTVGMSNLFFCFSSIIDLFFCDIFLLIPLFSSDATHSHIISWTXSSFFSVPSILVSXMAIISTILSIRSAKDKHEAFTTISIFYRVLIFMYLDPSSDTLKGGHKWATMLYTVVTPMPKLWIYSLRNQEVKEALMRLLKIK